In Saccharothrix syringae, the following are encoded in one genomic region:
- a CDS encoding TetR/AcrR family transcriptional regulator, giving the protein MEPRTRYRILDHAAGLFARHGFRRTSLGVVAGAAGISTPGLLHHFGSKEMLYRAAVDESREQGNALLGRVMRAPAGSARARRAVELTIDFLLARPGLAHLALTSADTGQGIREPGCVPALVYELFDVAPHRGDTERSVRVIGTVSVLTALCLSARTRDDGSDWRESVIAAGLDTLGWTDGSFREHSARPFSLRR; this is encoded by the coding sequence ATGGAGCCCCGAACCCGATACCGCATCCTCGACCACGCCGCCGGACTGTTCGCCAGGCACGGGTTCAGGCGGACATCGCTTGGAGTCGTCGCCGGTGCCGCCGGGATCTCCACCCCTGGTCTCCTGCACCACTTCGGCAGCAAGGAGATGCTCTACCGCGCAGCGGTGGACGAAAGCCGAGAGCAGGGCAACGCGCTTCTCGGCCGGGTGATGCGGGCGCCCGCCGGATCCGCACGTGCCCGGCGGGCGGTGGAGTTGACGATCGACTTCCTGCTGGCCCGACCGGGTCTGGCGCATCTGGCGCTCACCTCGGCCGACACCGGGCAGGGGATTCGGGAACCGGGCTGCGTGCCTGCATTGGTGTACGAACTGTTCGACGTCGCCCCACACCGCGGCGACACCGAGCGCTCGGTCCGGGTCATCGGCACGGTCAGCGTGTTGACGGCGCTCTGCCTGTCCGCCCGCACGCGGGACGACGGGAGCGACTGGCGTGAGTCCGTCATCGCAGCCGGGCTCGACACGCTCGGTTGGACTGACGGCAGCTTCCGCGAGCACTCGGCACGTCCATTCAGCCTTCGCCGGTAG